ctgggcaacggcctcatcagcacagccgtagcctgccaccaccgcctgcacacccccatggacttcttcctgctcaatctcgccctcctcgacctgggctgcatctccaccactctccccaaagccatggccaatgccctctgggacaccagggacatctcctatgcaggatgtgttgttcagacctttctgtttgtctttctttttttctgcagaatactCTGTCCTTGTTgtcatgtcctatgaccgctacgttgccatctgcaagcccctgcactacgggaccttgatggacagcagagcttgtgccaccatggcagcagctgcctgggccactgggCTTCTCcatgctctgctgcacactgccaatacattttcactgcctctctgccaaggcaatgctgtggatcagttcttctgtgaaattgcccagatcctcaagctctcctgctctggTTCTTACCTCAGAGAATTTGGACTTACCATATTTAGTGCCTTaatcttttttgcttgttttgtttttgttgtgctgacctatgtgcagatcttcagggctgtgctgaggatgccctctgagcagggtcggcacaaagccttctccacgtgcctccctcacctggctgtgCTCTCCCTGTTTGTCAGCACTGCCATATTTGCCTATCTGAAGCCACCCTCCATCTCCTCTGCATCCTTGGACCTGGTTGTGGCAGTCTTATACACAGTCATACCCCCAGTAATGAACCCCCTCATTtacagcatgaggaaccaggagctgAAGGATGCTCTCAGGAAACTTTTTGGAGATATATTGCTTTGGCATCAGTAACATGCTCAGCACGTGACTCTCAGAAATTCAGGAAAAGCTCGGATCACCTTTATTTCACCTCTTCCACCATCCCTCCCTGTTTGTTGTCCGTAtgataattttaatttcaataaaGCCATGCTGTtcatcacatttcttctttattttccaccTTTGATTCTGGTgctccctctctgctgcctttgaGTTGTGCTTCTGCTTCCCTGGAGCCACGGcaatgggcagcagcaggatgtgGTCTTTTCAGTGCTGCACTTGTTCTGTTCCCAACTGCTCTCTTGTGTCCTTGCATTTGTGTCAGCTTTCAGTTCTGGTGCAATTGGTGACAGCGCTGTTGTCTCTATGGTGGCATCCctgtggctgcaggcagggcaggcagtgtgcagcactgtgccacAGATGGTCTCCCTGCTGGGACCATTATAAAAGAAGGGGCTGCATAGGGCAGGGCCAGAAACCTGAACGCCTCTTCCAAAGCTGTGCCAGGAATACAGCCAAGGAGTTGCCTTCAGGAAACTCCTCTAGCTTTCTTGGTGTTCAGAATGGTTCACAGTCCCAGGGTGAGGAGCAAAGGACGGACAAGTGCTCCCTTCTTGGTTGTACATGGCCTAGCAAACAGTAACTGGTATTGAACATGACTGTGTGGGACTGTCcctgctgcagtggggctgatGGCAGATGTCATCCAGGAGAGGAATCAGGAGCAGCCTGGATATGCCAGGGGATCTCCAAGGGACAGTGTTAGAGTCTTAGAGGGCAGTGATTGCTTCCTTATGCAATGACAGACCATTGATCCAAAGAAACAGGGGAAGCTGGGGAGCCCACAGGCGATTGAGGGctctgcagtgatgctgctgaGCCAGCAGGGCAGATGGAGAGGGACTCAGCAGTAGAGATCCCATCCAGCTGGGACTGCCTCCccccctgagcagcacagggtcAGCCTGATGTCCCAGGACACCACGGCTTCctccctctgcagagcagctccaccAGCTCAGGGCCCTGCACAGAGCATGGGGAGGGAAGCAGGAGGGAACGGGGAGCTGCCAGGCCAGCACGGACACACTGCCCTGGGCAAGGCTCTCTGGGAGGATGGCATGGCCTGGAGAGAGGCTATGGAGCATTGCTGTGTGTTCAGGGGTGGATGGATGAGAAGGAACACGCTCTGCTTGCCCTCCTACTGCAGGCGGCTGCTCCAGAGAGGACCCGCAGCCCGCACCTGGATGGAGCTCTGCCACCCGCCTTGCCCTCCCCtctccagtgctgtcactgctgatgCACTCAATGACCTCCCAGTGCTGCCGGCCGGCACATCTTCCAGGGGCCATTCAGGTGCTGCAGTGACAGTGACCTCACATGGCCACTCCAGCCACCTGTCCTCAGCCTGCCTCTCCCTTGCTCCTCTGCCctgtcctgtccctgctgggatGAGTGGTGTAGGGATGCGCTTCCTGTCCCCACGTCGACTCCTTCCAGCTGCCGGCCCGGCGGGCTCCTGGG
This portion of the Meleagris gallopavo isolate NT-WF06-2002-E0010 breed Aviagen turkey brand Nicholas breeding stock chromosome 22 unlocalized genomic scaffold, Turkey_5.1 Chr22_random_7180001957895, whole genome shotgun sequence genome encodes:
- the LOC109364214 gene encoding olfactory receptor 14J1-like, yielding MSYDRYVAICKPLHYGTLMDSRACATMAAAAWATGLLHALLHTANTFSLPLCQGNAVDQFFCEIAQILKLSCSGSYLREFGLTIFSALIFFACFVFVVLTYVQIFRAVLRMPSEQGRHKAFSTCLPHLAVLSLFVSTAIFAYLKPPSISSASLDLVVAVLYTVIPPVMNPLIYSMRNQELKDALRKLFGDILLWHQ